AGCGGGTTGAAATATCCAGTCACCTCATACTTTTCATGTGGCTGGAGAACCGCCCGCCGTTCAACCACATCCAGCCTGGATTTGCTCAAGAATTTCCCCAGCCGAATATATCCAGGCAGGTCGGCTTTTGCTAAACCAAATGCAAAGAACCGGAGTTCCATGCCTCGGGCCATCATTTTGAGCATCCCCTGTTGTGGACGGTTGTTGGAATAGGGCTTTGGTTTGGTTTTGCCACGTTCGGCCAGGTCATACAAAATGGCCCCGTTGGTGTAGGTTGACCAGTAGGTTTCAGTTTGCACATTGAACCGTTCGACCTTAAATCGTGGTCTGGAAACTGGATACGCCGGCGTCACATATACCCCTTGTTCAACCAGCCGTTTCATTTCAGCCGCGTATTGTGGCCGGTGATAGCTGGTGGCATACGGACTTGTCGCCAACCCCAGAGCATAGGTTAAAGCGTAATTTCCAACCAAAGCTTCGGTGAGGTACAACCGGTCTATTTCGCGGCTGGCGAAAAAGGCCGGCTCACACAAAACCAGACGGCAATCAAGCACAGTGGTTTCAGGCATGATGCCTCCTTACGATTTTTCATAACAGGCTTGAAGATCAGCCACAAGTTTGGCCGGGTTCTGGTAGCTTTCGGCCACATCAGCCAGAATCGGTGTCAAATCATTGCCTGAAATCCAGTGCCCACGCCAGCCAAATACTTTTCCAATCAGGCTGGCTGCGGCTCGAACCGCTGTTTCAGCCACGGTTTCAGTCACCAGCGGATGTTGTTTGGATTCAAGCAGATCGTAGGTCGCCTGGGTTAGCTCCAACGTGCTGAAAATCTCTTGTTTGCCGACAGCAATGCCCAATATTTGATTCTTCACCACGCCAATCCGGGTGCCGATAGCGCCATACCGCGAAGATTGCAGAATATTGCCCATCGCATAGATAAACTCGGCGGCGGTCACATCTTTCAGGGTTTCGATGTCTAAAAAATGAGTGCCGGGCCGGACATATTCGCTTGACCCAAGCGACGTCGAGGGCTCGCCGGTTTTCGGATTGCGCATGGTGCTGTTGTCAAACAAGGCATTGAATGTTCGCTCTGACGTGACTTCAGCCGCATCCAGAAGCGAAAAAGCATCCTCGGTCATGACCCGCGAACGCTGAGCGCCGCCGCTACCGACTGCATAGCCATAGAGATAACAATCTGGGCATTTTCCACAAGGGTTCTGGGTATTGAGCAGACACTCTTTGTTATCACCGGCATAGACTTCAAAATCCCGGAGCAATTCCCTTCCCGTGCGGCGTTCCACCGCAGTTTGTTTGCGTTTGCTGATCACAATGCGGTCAATCGGCTGGCCGGTTTTGGTGCCGGAAATCGTGACTTCGCGGCTGAGTGGTTCACCCGAACCTTCAGTCCGAAAAATGGTTTCGCTTTGGGTCGTTCGCAGCAACACCAGGCCGATGTAATGCCCGCGCGGCAGATTTTCATATTTGGCCAGCAAGGTTGACGCAAAAGGTTCTTTGGTTGTGAATGACATACTCGGTGCTCTCCTTATTATATATAGCGGAAATTTATGATTTCGAATCAGCCGCCGCCTGCTTTTTGGCTTCGCTGGCTTTGCGGAGTTGATTGCGCATCAGGGTGGTATAAGCGGCTTTGACCAGCTTTTCATCCCGAATCAGCCGCCGGATGTCGCCGTGAAACCCTTTGGCTAAAAGCTCGTCGAACAATAAATTCGCCCAGGACTCTATTGCCGCTGCCCGTTCGGAACTCATGGCATAGTCAGAGGTGCGTTCGATGTGCCGCAGGACATCTTCAGCCGCCACCAGTCTGAGGAACGCAATTTCCTGACTGGCTTGCCGCCTGAGCAACTGAAAGACAATGTCCATTGGCTTAATCAAGGCGGTGTGGGTCAGGCTTGCCCCACGAATGGATTTTTTCCAGGCAAGTTCAGCCATTTGTTCTAAAATGACCGCAAGCGATACTTCAGACATAGGGTTCTCTCCTTTTGTGCGTTGAAAAACAATCTGTGAAACTTCTTTGAGCCGCTCAGCAATCTGGCCGCCGGTGTTATTGGCTGCCCCTTCATTTTTACTATGGCGCTCAATGGCACGATGCGCGGCAAAAAATGGCCCTAATTCGCCTTCCATCAATGACCGGACCAGATCCGTCAGATCTTCGCCAGTGCCGACTTTGTCAGCGATTGATTTCAGCAGAAACAACACATGAAACACCTCATCGGAGGCCGCCCCAGACAGCGTGTTT
Above is a genomic segment from Acidobacteriota bacterium containing:
- the cas5d gene encoding type I-D CRISPR-associated protein Cas5/Csc1; its protein translation is MPETTVLDCRLVLCEPAFFASREIDRLYLTEALVGNYALTYALGLATSPYATSYHRPQYAAEMKRLVEQGVYVTPAYPVSRPRFKVERFNVQTETYWSTYTNGAILYDLAERGKTKPKPYSNNRPQQGMLKMMARGMELRFFAFGLAKADLPGYIRLGKFLSKSRLDVVERRAVLQPHEKYEVTGYFNPLDLPAETRIEVCNVINIHPVPVLQSVTCRGPVWKLDDQSLLPAGMKFRFGEQ
- the cas7d gene encoding type I-D CRISPR-associated protein Cas7/Csc2; amino-acid sequence: MSFTTKEPFASTLLAKYENLPRGHYIGLVLLRTTQSETIFRTEGSGEPLSREVTISGTKTGQPIDRIVISKRKQTAVERRTGRELLRDFEVYAGDNKECLLNTQNPCGKCPDCYLYGYAVGSGGAQRSRVMTEDAFSLLDAAEVTSERTFNALFDNSTMRNPKTGEPSTSLGSSEYVRPGTHFLDIETLKDVTAAEFIYAMGNILQSSRYGAIGTRIGVVKNQILGIAVGKQEIFSTLELTQATYDLLESKQHPLVTETVAETAVRAAASLIGKVFGWRGHWISGNDLTPILADVAESYQNPAKLVADLQACYEKS